In one Culex quinquefasciatus strain JHB chromosome 2, VPISU_Cqui_1.0_pri_paternal, whole genome shotgun sequence genomic region, the following are encoded:
- the LOC6034881 gene encoding signal-induced proliferation-associated 1-like protein 2 isoform X1 translates to MYHRTRASSVHYPIAKKTKDASNGMIGLQAELGGPPPQLMTMGGPPGGGPNGPGSLLPPGATHHHPGPPPHLHPPGSQQQQQQQQQQMNGGRSGGTARERAMHAVEYYNSNVLRARVGAGLAGPRNSVHERYPYIQRHLGMNVGGGGGKLAPQNSENLYRSNSSLELIHDHSGNHDGLHPGPGTNLRREYGSHGSIDVISSDRHHVGQSTGESFLAMLQEYRPAVFGMEHGHPGHHGHHEGRNGGMISSGEDSLDRGNASPKLRMKFNRLWSSSAGQGAKAGRGQTQSASLDEASLNPNISVLSNVSATSTTTTTVSSADIEERQRRRAFAHFDCQSLTANLGYAAKLRGLLLARRRNTTTGASAAATYGTRSSTPDGDSIDEDYGDGQGNELLESCPFFRNEIGGEEEREVSLTRMQNPLPPGQQRRAIHRPVLAYGVSLLECGLNETLWKASTCPYQRGPRPIEQIDNGALYYRQCFFGQEHQNWFGMDEQLGPIAVSIKKEKLPPSATPAITIHGADVSPATGQTQQHLYRLIVRTSELLTLRGSVIEDSIPNPRGPGKHISTKEILEYVAPEVQISCLRLGVNTPQCEQQLLKLDEQGLTNKYKVGILYCRAGQSSEEDMYNNEEAGPAFNEFLDTIGKRVRLKGFEHYKAGLDNKTDSTGTHSLYANYQDCEIMFHVSTMLPFTPNNRQQLLRKRHIGNDIVTIVFQEPGALPFTPKNIRSQFQHVFLIVRAVNPCTEHTQYRVAVSRSKEVPVFGPPVRPGAHYAKGKHFADFLLSKVINAENAAHRSEKFATMATRTRQEYLKDLTSNYTTATLVDTGQKFSIFPSKKRERSKPRFSGDLTQRGAFCWQVVLHDSGQSTQVDCFLGISAETFVLIEECSRQIIFVTPCKAILGWSTSQNSLRVYHHQGECVTLNMRDSGDRDEQLEVIERLRAVTNGCGALELSLRRNPMGQLGFHVQPDGVVTQVEISGQAWTAGLRQGYRLVEICKVAVATLSHDQMVDLLKTSAQVTVTVIESFADFSPRRGCSLQNCRFNSMNYENDYDTVPDRADKNGKKHLPSAQLQSANHRRRYERNFSPPRSSNSSGYGTGSSSRSFTALNGGQNGAAPPNDHRYVPDMGTLTSSSSGHSSNDERWYDVLDPPQDTPAPSMPPTQEPPSYHHPKLTASSNSLPLAGGTPRPLSLHTDPRNLPNGSNANANANIALLKRLIISENNGHENGSGEPLYSSSMKNLANHHQLSATEEEDLSRHNSPQLKRSATTTNIYGINGRKPAALTGGALSSSSTNSSRNNSPRPNAGVSDAKLRSKNPVPQRNSVNYTGSSLQEDLMKLINPDYIAAASDDNFNGGSLEKMQKGNPNSHSLGNISSLTAASGLKPIQQLTQKSRSREGINLGSSNNLKVAKQNGNGGGSEQESDVIFTTARPATVISSTTSNCSSPASELNNNSSSSNKLHINEDHLKMSPSRKQQMMVAAAAAGGILKNSLNGAGGSGGKIPLPDMKEMDWSSLVDTATKAMTQLTESASKSHPQGNVYYDDINQVLNGVVQQQQQQQQQQNSLQIPPLQNGSGTPVFSELSSTPSSVSPVSTGSGSTASNSNQQQSMMQNSHSLPELQCQVTQLSDRVLREQRRRRSLEHAVRRLTEENRRLQDESQAAVQQLRRFTEWFFQTIDRQS, encoded by the exons GACGCTAGCAATGGGATGATCGGACTACAGGCCGAGCTCGGGGGACCTCCGCCGCAGCTCATGACAATGGGCGGCCCACCCGGTGGAGGTCCCAATGGGCCGGGTAGCCTGTTGCCACCCGGAGCTACCCATCACCACCCTGGTCCCCCGCCGCATCTTCATCCACCAGGAtctcaacagcaacagcagcagcagcagcagcagatgaaTGGCGGCCGTTCCGGGGGAACTGCCCGCGAGCGGGCCATGCACGCCGTCGAGTACTACAACAGCAACGTGCTGCGGGCACGCGTTGGTGCGGGACTGGCCGGGCCGAGGAATTCGGTCCACGAACGGTATCCGTACATCCAACGGCACCTGGGGATGAACGTcggcggtggcggcggcaaGCTGGCTCCCCAGAATTCGGAGAATCTGTACCGGAGCAATTCGAGCTTGGAGCTGATACACGACCACAGTGGAAACCACGACGGGTTGCACCCGGGCCCGGGAACGAACTTGAGGCGCGAGTATGGTAGTCACGGTTCGATTGACGTGATCTCTTCCGATCGACATCACGTGGGTCAGAGTACTGGGGAGAGTTTTCTGGCTATGTTGCAGGAGTATCGACCGGCGGTGTTTGGGATGGAACATGGCCATCCTGGTCACCACGGACACCACGAGGGTCGTAACGGGGGTATGATCTCCTCTGGAGAGGATAGCTTAGATCGGGGCAACGCAAGCCCTAAACTGCGAATGAAGTTCAACCGGTTATGGTCTTCTTCGGCGGGTCAAGGCGCGAAAGCTGGACGGGGACAAACACAGAGTGCCTCGCTGGATGAAGCGTCCCTAAATCCGAACATTTCGGTCCTCTCGAACGTTAGTGCTACGTCGACCACGACAACGACGGTGTCCTCGGCGGATATTGAGGAGCGCCAGCGAAGGCGAGCGTTTGCCCACTTTGACTGTCAGTCGTTGACCGCCAACCTGGGGTACGCGGCGAAACTACGCGGGTTGCTGCTGGCACGGAGACGAAATACGACGACCGGTGCTTCGGCGGCTGCTACGTACGGGACGAGGTCATCCACGCCCGATGGGGACAGTATAGACGAAGATTACGGCGATGGGCAGGGGAACGAACTGCTGGAGAGTTGTCCATTCTTCAGGAACGAAATTGGCGGGGAAGAAGAGCGTGAGGTCAGCTTGACCCGCATGCAGAACCCACTTCCACCGGGTCAACAGCGACGAGCCATACATCGACCCGTGCTTGCATACGGAGTTTCCCTGCTGGAGTGTGGCTTGAACGAAACCCTCTGGAAGGCAAGCACATGCCCGTACCAGCGCGGGCCCCGACCGATCGAGCAAATCGACAACGGTGCGCTGTACTACCGGCAGTGTTTCTTCGGTCAAGAACACCAAAACTGGTTCGGAATGGACGAACAGCTCGGACCGATCGCGGTTTCGATCAAGAAGGAGAAGCTTCCACCAAGTGCAACGCCTGCGATTACGATCCACGGAGCGGATGTTTCACCGGCGACGGGCCAAACTCAGCAACACCTGTACCGGTTGATCGTGCGAACGTCGGAGTTGCTAACCCTGCGTGGATCCGTCATCGAAGACTCCATCCCGAACCCTCGCGGGCCGGGCAAACACATCAGTACCAAAGAAATTCTGGAGTATGTCGCGCCAGAAGTACAAATCAGCTGTCTCCGGCTCGGGGTCAACACGCCACAGTGCGAACAGCAGCTGCTGAAGCTAGACGAGCAAGGGCTGACTAACAAGTACAAGGTCGGTATCCTGTACTGTCGCGCTGGCCAATCCTCCGAGGAGGACATGTACAACAACGAAGAAGCCGGTCCTGCATTCAACGAATTCCTCGATACGATCGGCAAACGGGTCCGATTAAAGGGTTTCGAACACTACAAAGCAGGTTTGGATAACAAAACGGACTCCACCGGAACGCACTCCCTGTACGCCAACTACCAGGACTGCGAGATCATGTTCCACGTGTCGACAATGCTCCCCTTCACGCCCAACAATCGCCAGCAGCTGCTCCGAAAGCGTCACATCGGCAACGACATCGTGACGATCGTGTTCCAAGAACCGGGCGCCCTCCCATTCACTCCAAAGAACATCCGCAGCCAGTTCCAGCACGTGTTTCTCATCGTACGAGCGGTCAACCCGTGCACGGAACACACCCAGTACCGAGTCGCGGTGTCCCGCTCGAAGGAGGTTCCCGTGTTCGGACCACCGGTTCGTCCCGGTGCTCACTACGCCAAGGGCAAACACTTTGCCGATTTTCTGCTGTCGAAGGTGATCAACGCTGAGAACGCCGCGCACCGTTCGGAAAAGTTTGCCACGATGGCCACCCGGACGAGGCAGGAATATCTGAAGGATCTTACCAGCAACTACACCACAGCGACGCTGGTTGACACCGGCCAAAAGTTCTCGATCTTCCCGAGCAAAAAACGCGAACGTAGCAAACCGAGATTCTCCGGAGATTTGACCCAACGGGGTGCGTTCTGCTGGCAGGTCGTCCTACATGACAGTGGGCAATCGACGCAGGTCGACTGCTTCCTGGGCATTTCCGCGGAAACGTTTGTCCTGATCGAGGAATGCTCGCGGCAGATCATCTTCGTGACGCCGTGCAAGGCGATTCTGGGCTGGTCAACCAGCCAGAATTCGCTGCGAGTGTATCATCATCAGGGGGAATGCGTAACGCTGAATATGCGAGACTCTGGAGATCGGGACGAGCAGCTGGAGGTGATTGAACGGCTTCGTGCCGTTACGAACGGGTGTGGTGCGTTGGAGCTCAGCTTGAGAAGGAATCCGATGGGTCAGCTTGGGTTTCACGTGCAACCGGATGGCGTTGTGACGCAGGTTGAGATATCTGGACAGGCGTGGACTGCTGGTTTGAGGCAGGGATATCGATTGGTGGAGATTTGCAAGGTTGCTGTTGCGACTTTATCGCACGATCAGATGGTGGATCTGCTGAAGACCTCCGCGCAGGTAACGGTCACGGTGATTGAGTCGTTCGCGGACTTTAGTCCTCGTCGTGGATGTTCTCTGCAGAACTGTCGCTTCAACTCGATGAATTACGAAAACGACTACGACACGGTTCCGGATCGAGCGGACAAAAATGGCAAGAAGCATCTACCCAGTGCGCAGCTTCAGTCGGCGAACCACCGAAGAAGGTACGAACGGAATTTCTCACCTCCGAGGTCGAGCAATAGCTCGGGTTACGGAACGGGCAGTAGCAGTCGATCTTTTACCGCACTGAATGGTGGACAAAATGGAGCTGCTCCACCGAACGACCACCGATACGTGCCAGATATGGGCACGCTAACCAGCTCATCCAGTGGTCACTCTTCCAACGACGAACGATGGTACGACGTGCTAGATCCGCCCCAAGACACTCCCGCCCCTTCAATGCCTCCAACCCAAGAACCTCCCAGCTATCATCACCCAAAGCTAACCGCCTCCAGCAATTCCTTGCCCCTCGCCGGCGGAACTCCTCGCCCACTTTCGCTGCACACCGACCCACGCAACCTACCGAACGGAAGCAATGCCAACGCAAACGCCAACATAGCCCTGCTCAAGCGACTCATCATCAGTGAGAACAACGGCCACGAAAACGGCTCCGGCGAACCGCTGTACAGCAGTTCTATGAAGAACCTGGCGAACCACCACCAGCTCAGCGCCACCGAAGAAGAGGACCTGTCGCGGCACAACTCTCCCCAGCTCAAGCGATCGGCCACGACGACAAACATTTACGGAATCAACGGCAGAAAGCCAGCGGCGTTGACGGGAGGTGCGTTGAGTTCGAGCAGTACGAATAGCTCACGGAACAACAGTCCCCGGCCCAACGCTGGCGTTAGCGACGCAAAGCTTCGTTCGAAGAATCCGGTTCCTCAGCGAAATAGCGTGAATTACACCGGGAGTTCGCTCCAGGAAGACTTGATGAAGCTGATCAATCCGGATTACATTGCGGCCGCCAGTGACGACAACTTCAACGGGGGCTCGCTCGAAAAGATGCAAAAGGGCAACCCGAACAGTCACAGTCTGGGGAACATCTCGTCTCTGACGGCCGCGAGCGGTCTCAAACCTATCCAGCAGCTAACACAAAAGTCACGCTCTCGTGAAGGCATCAACCTGGGCTCGTCGAACAATCTGAAGGTGGCGAAGCAGAACGGAAACGGTGGCGGTTCGGAGCAGGAGTCGGATGTGATCTTCACGACGGCTCGACCCGCCACGGTGATTTCGTCCACGACAAGCAACTGCTCCAGCCCGGCCAGCGAGTTGAACAACAATAGCTCTTCGAGCAACAAACTGCACATCAACGAGGACCATCTGAAGATGTCGCCGAGCAGGAAGCAGCAGATGATGGTGGCCGCCGCGGCTGCTGGGGGAATTTTGAAGAATAGCTTGAATGGGGCTGGCGGATCTGGTGGGAAGATACCCCTGCCCGACATGAAGGAGATGGACTGGAGCAGTCTGGTCGACACGGCTACCAAAGCAATGACGCAG ctCACCGAGTCCGCCTCCAAGTCCCACCCGCAGGGCAACGTGTACTACGACGACATCAACCAAGTGCTGAACGGAGTAgttcaacaacagcagcagcaacaacaacagcaaaattCGTTGCAAATCCCACCGCTTCAGAATGGTTCCGGAACGCCGGTCTTCTCCGAGCTCTCCTCCACCCCAAGCTCGGTCTCGCCGGTCTCGACTGGAAGTGGAAGCACCGCCAGCAACAGCAACCAGCAGCAGTCCATGATGCAGAACAGTCACAGCTTGCCGGAGCTGCAATGCCAGGTGACCCAGCTTTCGGATCGGGTTCTGCGAGAGCAACGCCGCCGACGATCACTCGAGCATGCCGTCCGTCGGCTGACCGAGGAGAACCGCCGGCTGCAGGACGAAAGCCAGGCTGCGGTTCAACAGCTGCGCCGCTTTACCGAGTGGTTCTTCCAGACCATCGACCGGCAGTCTTAA
- the LOC6034881 gene encoding signal-induced proliferation-associated 1-like protein 2 isoform X2: MADASNGMIGLQAELGGPPPQLMTMGGPPGGGPNGPGSLLPPGATHHHPGPPPHLHPPGSQQQQQQQQQQMNGGRSGGTARERAMHAVEYYNSNVLRARVGAGLAGPRNSVHERYPYIQRHLGMNVGGGGGKLAPQNSENLYRSNSSLELIHDHSGNHDGLHPGPGTNLRREYGSHGSIDVISSDRHHVGQSTGESFLAMLQEYRPAVFGMEHGHPGHHGHHEGRNGGMISSGEDSLDRGNASPKLRMKFNRLWSSSAGQGAKAGRGQTQSASLDEASLNPNISVLSNVSATSTTTTTVSSADIEERQRRRAFAHFDCQSLTANLGYAAKLRGLLLARRRNTTTGASAAATYGTRSSTPDGDSIDEDYGDGQGNELLESCPFFRNEIGGEEEREVSLTRMQNPLPPGQQRRAIHRPVLAYGVSLLECGLNETLWKASTCPYQRGPRPIEQIDNGALYYRQCFFGQEHQNWFGMDEQLGPIAVSIKKEKLPPSATPAITIHGADVSPATGQTQQHLYRLIVRTSELLTLRGSVIEDSIPNPRGPGKHISTKEILEYVAPEVQISCLRLGVNTPQCEQQLLKLDEQGLTNKYKVGILYCRAGQSSEEDMYNNEEAGPAFNEFLDTIGKRVRLKGFEHYKAGLDNKTDSTGTHSLYANYQDCEIMFHVSTMLPFTPNNRQQLLRKRHIGNDIVTIVFQEPGALPFTPKNIRSQFQHVFLIVRAVNPCTEHTQYRVAVSRSKEVPVFGPPVRPGAHYAKGKHFADFLLSKVINAENAAHRSEKFATMATRTRQEYLKDLTSNYTTATLVDTGQKFSIFPSKKRERSKPRFSGDLTQRGAFCWQVVLHDSGQSTQVDCFLGISAETFVLIEECSRQIIFVTPCKAILGWSTSQNSLRVYHHQGECVTLNMRDSGDRDEQLEVIERLRAVTNGCGALELSLRRNPMGQLGFHVQPDGVVTQVEISGQAWTAGLRQGYRLVEICKVAVATLSHDQMVDLLKTSAQVTVTVIESFADFSPRRGCSLQNCRFNSMNYENDYDTVPDRADKNGKKHLPSAQLQSANHRRRYERNFSPPRSSNSSGYGTGSSSRSFTALNGGQNGAAPPNDHRYVPDMGTLTSSSSGHSSNDERWYDVLDPPQDTPAPSMPPTQEPPSYHHPKLTASSNSLPLAGGTPRPLSLHTDPRNLPNGSNANANANIALLKRLIISENNGHENGSGEPLYSSSMKNLANHHQLSATEEEDLSRHNSPQLKRSATTTNIYGINGRKPAALTGGALSSSSTNSSRNNSPRPNAGVSDAKLRSKNPVPQRNSVNYTGSSLQEDLMKLINPDYIAAASDDNFNGGSLEKMQKGNPNSHSLGNISSLTAASGLKPIQQLTQKSRSREGINLGSSNNLKVAKQNGNGGGSEQESDVIFTTARPATVISSTTSNCSSPASELNNNSSSSNKLHINEDHLKMSPSRKQQMMVAAAAAGGILKNSLNGAGGSGGKIPLPDMKEMDWSSLVDTATKAMTQLTESASKSHPQGNVYYDDINQVLNGVVQQQQQQQQQQNSLQIPPLQNGSGTPVFSELSSTPSSVSPVSTGSGSTASNSNQQQSMMQNSHSLPELQCQVTQLSDRVLREQRRRRSLEHAVRRLTEENRRLQDESQAAVQQLRRFTEWFFQTIDRQS, translated from the exons GACGCTAGCAATGGGATGATCGGACTACAGGCCGAGCTCGGGGGACCTCCGCCGCAGCTCATGACAATGGGCGGCCCACCCGGTGGAGGTCCCAATGGGCCGGGTAGCCTGTTGCCACCCGGAGCTACCCATCACCACCCTGGTCCCCCGCCGCATCTTCATCCACCAGGAtctcaacagcaacagcagcagcagcagcagcagatgaaTGGCGGCCGTTCCGGGGGAACTGCCCGCGAGCGGGCCATGCACGCCGTCGAGTACTACAACAGCAACGTGCTGCGGGCACGCGTTGGTGCGGGACTGGCCGGGCCGAGGAATTCGGTCCACGAACGGTATCCGTACATCCAACGGCACCTGGGGATGAACGTcggcggtggcggcggcaaGCTGGCTCCCCAGAATTCGGAGAATCTGTACCGGAGCAATTCGAGCTTGGAGCTGATACACGACCACAGTGGAAACCACGACGGGTTGCACCCGGGCCCGGGAACGAACTTGAGGCGCGAGTATGGTAGTCACGGTTCGATTGACGTGATCTCTTCCGATCGACATCACGTGGGTCAGAGTACTGGGGAGAGTTTTCTGGCTATGTTGCAGGAGTATCGACCGGCGGTGTTTGGGATGGAACATGGCCATCCTGGTCACCACGGACACCACGAGGGTCGTAACGGGGGTATGATCTCCTCTGGAGAGGATAGCTTAGATCGGGGCAACGCAAGCCCTAAACTGCGAATGAAGTTCAACCGGTTATGGTCTTCTTCGGCGGGTCAAGGCGCGAAAGCTGGACGGGGACAAACACAGAGTGCCTCGCTGGATGAAGCGTCCCTAAATCCGAACATTTCGGTCCTCTCGAACGTTAGTGCTACGTCGACCACGACAACGACGGTGTCCTCGGCGGATATTGAGGAGCGCCAGCGAAGGCGAGCGTTTGCCCACTTTGACTGTCAGTCGTTGACCGCCAACCTGGGGTACGCGGCGAAACTACGCGGGTTGCTGCTGGCACGGAGACGAAATACGACGACCGGTGCTTCGGCGGCTGCTACGTACGGGACGAGGTCATCCACGCCCGATGGGGACAGTATAGACGAAGATTACGGCGATGGGCAGGGGAACGAACTGCTGGAGAGTTGTCCATTCTTCAGGAACGAAATTGGCGGGGAAGAAGAGCGTGAGGTCAGCTTGACCCGCATGCAGAACCCACTTCCACCGGGTCAACAGCGACGAGCCATACATCGACCCGTGCTTGCATACGGAGTTTCCCTGCTGGAGTGTGGCTTGAACGAAACCCTCTGGAAGGCAAGCACATGCCCGTACCAGCGCGGGCCCCGACCGATCGAGCAAATCGACAACGGTGCGCTGTACTACCGGCAGTGTTTCTTCGGTCAAGAACACCAAAACTGGTTCGGAATGGACGAACAGCTCGGACCGATCGCGGTTTCGATCAAGAAGGAGAAGCTTCCACCAAGTGCAACGCCTGCGATTACGATCCACGGAGCGGATGTTTCACCGGCGACGGGCCAAACTCAGCAACACCTGTACCGGTTGATCGTGCGAACGTCGGAGTTGCTAACCCTGCGTGGATCCGTCATCGAAGACTCCATCCCGAACCCTCGCGGGCCGGGCAAACACATCAGTACCAAAGAAATTCTGGAGTATGTCGCGCCAGAAGTACAAATCAGCTGTCTCCGGCTCGGGGTCAACACGCCACAGTGCGAACAGCAGCTGCTGAAGCTAGACGAGCAAGGGCTGACTAACAAGTACAAGGTCGGTATCCTGTACTGTCGCGCTGGCCAATCCTCCGAGGAGGACATGTACAACAACGAAGAAGCCGGTCCTGCATTCAACGAATTCCTCGATACGATCGGCAAACGGGTCCGATTAAAGGGTTTCGAACACTACAAAGCAGGTTTGGATAACAAAACGGACTCCACCGGAACGCACTCCCTGTACGCCAACTACCAGGACTGCGAGATCATGTTCCACGTGTCGACAATGCTCCCCTTCACGCCCAACAATCGCCAGCAGCTGCTCCGAAAGCGTCACATCGGCAACGACATCGTGACGATCGTGTTCCAAGAACCGGGCGCCCTCCCATTCACTCCAAAGAACATCCGCAGCCAGTTCCAGCACGTGTTTCTCATCGTACGAGCGGTCAACCCGTGCACGGAACACACCCAGTACCGAGTCGCGGTGTCCCGCTCGAAGGAGGTTCCCGTGTTCGGACCACCGGTTCGTCCCGGTGCTCACTACGCCAAGGGCAAACACTTTGCCGATTTTCTGCTGTCGAAGGTGATCAACGCTGAGAACGCCGCGCACCGTTCGGAAAAGTTTGCCACGATGGCCACCCGGACGAGGCAGGAATATCTGAAGGATCTTACCAGCAACTACACCACAGCGACGCTGGTTGACACCGGCCAAAAGTTCTCGATCTTCCCGAGCAAAAAACGCGAACGTAGCAAACCGAGATTCTCCGGAGATTTGACCCAACGGGGTGCGTTCTGCTGGCAGGTCGTCCTACATGACAGTGGGCAATCGACGCAGGTCGACTGCTTCCTGGGCATTTCCGCGGAAACGTTTGTCCTGATCGAGGAATGCTCGCGGCAGATCATCTTCGTGACGCCGTGCAAGGCGATTCTGGGCTGGTCAACCAGCCAGAATTCGCTGCGAGTGTATCATCATCAGGGGGAATGCGTAACGCTGAATATGCGAGACTCTGGAGATCGGGACGAGCAGCTGGAGGTGATTGAACGGCTTCGTGCCGTTACGAACGGGTGTGGTGCGTTGGAGCTCAGCTTGAGAAGGAATCCGATGGGTCAGCTTGGGTTTCACGTGCAACCGGATGGCGTTGTGACGCAGGTTGAGATATCTGGACAGGCGTGGACTGCTGGTTTGAGGCAGGGATATCGATTGGTGGAGATTTGCAAGGTTGCTGTTGCGACTTTATCGCACGATCAGATGGTGGATCTGCTGAAGACCTCCGCGCAGGTAACGGTCACGGTGATTGAGTCGTTCGCGGACTTTAGTCCTCGTCGTGGATGTTCTCTGCAGAACTGTCGCTTCAACTCGATGAATTACGAAAACGACTACGACACGGTTCCGGATCGAGCGGACAAAAATGGCAAGAAGCATCTACCCAGTGCGCAGCTTCAGTCGGCGAACCACCGAAGAAGGTACGAACGGAATTTCTCACCTCCGAGGTCGAGCAATAGCTCGGGTTACGGAACGGGCAGTAGCAGTCGATCTTTTACCGCACTGAATGGTGGACAAAATGGAGCTGCTCCACCGAACGACCACCGATACGTGCCAGATATGGGCACGCTAACCAGCTCATCCAGTGGTCACTCTTCCAACGACGAACGATGGTACGACGTGCTAGATCCGCCCCAAGACACTCCCGCCCCTTCAATGCCTCCAACCCAAGAACCTCCCAGCTATCATCACCCAAAGCTAACCGCCTCCAGCAATTCCTTGCCCCTCGCCGGCGGAACTCCTCGCCCACTTTCGCTGCACACCGACCCACGCAACCTACCGAACGGAAGCAATGCCAACGCAAACGCCAACATAGCCCTGCTCAAGCGACTCATCATCAGTGAGAACAACGGCCACGAAAACGGCTCCGGCGAACCGCTGTACAGCAGTTCTATGAAGAACCTGGCGAACCACCACCAGCTCAGCGCCACCGAAGAAGAGGACCTGTCGCGGCACAACTCTCCCCAGCTCAAGCGATCGGCCACGACGACAAACATTTACGGAATCAACGGCAGAAAGCCAGCGGCGTTGACGGGAGGTGCGTTGAGTTCGAGCAGTACGAATAGCTCACGGAACAACAGTCCCCGGCCCAACGCTGGCGTTAGCGACGCAAAGCTTCGTTCGAAGAATCCGGTTCCTCAGCGAAATAGCGTGAATTACACCGGGAGTTCGCTCCAGGAAGACTTGATGAAGCTGATCAATCCGGATTACATTGCGGCCGCCAGTGACGACAACTTCAACGGGGGCTCGCTCGAAAAGATGCAAAAGGGCAACCCGAACAGTCACAGTCTGGGGAACATCTCGTCTCTGACGGCCGCGAGCGGTCTCAAACCTATCCAGCAGCTAACACAAAAGTCACGCTCTCGTGAAGGCATCAACCTGGGCTCGTCGAACAATCTGAAGGTGGCGAAGCAGAACGGAAACGGTGGCGGTTCGGAGCAGGAGTCGGATGTGATCTTCACGACGGCTCGACCCGCCACGGTGATTTCGTCCACGACAAGCAACTGCTCCAGCCCGGCCAGCGAGTTGAACAACAATAGCTCTTCGAGCAACAAACTGCACATCAACGAGGACCATCTGAAGATGTCGCCGAGCAGGAAGCAGCAGATGATGGTGGCCGCCGCGGCTGCTGGGGGAATTTTGAAGAATAGCTTGAATGGGGCTGGCGGATCTGGTGGGAAGATACCCCTGCCCGACATGAAGGAGATGGACTGGAGCAGTCTGGTCGACACGGCTACCAAAGCAATGACGCAG ctCACCGAGTCCGCCTCCAAGTCCCACCCGCAGGGCAACGTGTACTACGACGACATCAACCAAGTGCTGAACGGAGTAgttcaacaacagcagcagcaacaacaacagcaaaattCGTTGCAAATCCCACCGCTTCAGAATGGTTCCGGAACGCCGGTCTTCTCCGAGCTCTCCTCCACCCCAAGCTCGGTCTCGCCGGTCTCGACTGGAAGTGGAAGCACCGCCAGCAACAGCAACCAGCAGCAGTCCATGATGCAGAACAGTCACAGCTTGCCGGAGCTGCAATGCCAGGTGACCCAGCTTTCGGATCGGGTTCTGCGAGAGCAACGCCGCCGACGATCACTCGAGCATGCCGTCCGTCGGCTGACCGAGGAGAACCGCCGGCTGCAGGACGAAAGCCAGGCTGCGGTTCAACAGCTGCGCCGCTTTACCGAGTGGTTCTTCCAGACCATCGACCGGCAGTCTTAA